One segment of Paenibacillus pabuli DNA contains the following:
- a CDS encoding sugar phosphate isomerase/epimerase family protein produces MTLTNKIGVIVDSFGVGVREGLKKAKDVGAEGVQIYAVKGEMDPENLSPAARKELKSYIDSLGLEISALVGDLGGHGFQVKEDNLWKVEKSKRIVDLALDLGTHIVTTHIGIVPHDPASEVYATLHAACEELGQYAKSAGAYFAIETGPETAADLKGFLDTLSTNGVSVNFDPANMVMVTGDDPAQGVRLLKDYIVHTHVKDGVRLKEVDPRDVYGAVGYAPMDHEKIAEMVSSGTFFREVPLGEGGVDFDSYFAALQEIGYTGYLTIEREVGDQPEQDIRKAVEFIKQYR; encoded by the coding sequence ATGACATTAACGAACAAGATTGGTGTAATCGTGGATAGCTTCGGCGTAGGTGTACGTGAAGGATTGAAAAAGGCCAAAGATGTGGGAGCAGAAGGGGTGCAAATCTATGCCGTCAAGGGAGAGATGGATCCTGAAAATCTGTCTCCCGCGGCACGCAAGGAGCTAAAAAGCTATATTGACTCCCTGGGTCTTGAAATTTCAGCCTTGGTCGGCGACCTAGGTGGGCATGGGTTTCAAGTGAAGGAAGATAACCTGTGGAAAGTGGAGAAATCCAAACGAATCGTGGACCTGGCTCTTGATCTGGGTACCCATATTGTGACGACCCACATTGGCATTGTCCCGCATGATCCTGCCTCAGAGGTATACGCAACGCTGCACGCAGCATGCGAAGAGCTCGGTCAATATGCAAAAAGTGCAGGTGCGTACTTTGCCATTGAGACGGGCCCGGAGACGGCAGCTGATTTGAAAGGATTTTTGGACACCCTCTCCACGAACGGGGTTTCGGTCAATTTCGACCCGGCTAACATGGTGATGGTGACCGGTGATGACCCGGCTCAGGGTGTGCGTCTGCTGAAGGACTACATCGTACATACCCATGTGAAGGATGGCGTACGCCTGAAGGAAGTCGACCCAAGGGATGTATACGGTGCAGTGGGCTATGCGCCTATGGATCATGAGAAAATTGCCGAAATGGTATCGTCAGGTACCTTTTTCCGTGAGGTGCCGCTCGGAGAGGGTGGAGTAGATTTTGACAGCTATTTTGCTGCCCTCCAGGAGATTGGTTATACAGGGTACCTGACGATTGAGCGTGAAGTCGGCGATCAGCCTGAACAGGATATCCGCAAGGCGGTTGAATTCATCAAACAATATCGGTAG
- a CDS encoding sugar phosphate isomerase/epimerase family protein has protein sequence MKVGLSTYSLLNDLKSGEMTVLDVIDWVAANGGEHMEMVPYGYTVEDNPELADAIRERAASAGIELSNYSMPANFVQETEEAFEEEMARVKRHVDVVHRMGVKHMRHDVTAFTLPKGNMTIAWFEQHLPLMVRGSQIIADYAAQFGITTTIENHGFSVQASDRVQRVLQAVDRPNFKTTLDIGNFMCVDENPIIGVMKNLPYASLVHFKDFYFRSYDEHPGGGDWFTTTHGNFLRGAIVGHGDIPIRKIVKLIKDFGYDGNITVEFEGMEECKSASRIAMDNLRRFWEEA, from the coding sequence ATGAAAGTGGGCCTGAGTACGTATAGCTTGTTGAACGATTTGAAGTCGGGCGAGATGACGGTTCTGGACGTGATCGACTGGGTTGCGGCAAATGGCGGCGAGCATATGGAAATGGTCCCGTACGGCTACACGGTGGAAGATAACCCGGAGCTGGCTGATGCGATTCGGGAGCGTGCCGCTTCCGCAGGCATAGAGCTGTCCAATTATTCGATGCCAGCCAATTTTGTACAGGAGACGGAAGAGGCGTTTGAGGAAGAAATGGCCCGGGTCAAAAGGCATGTCGATGTCGTGCACCGAATGGGTGTCAAACATATGCGTCATGACGTGACGGCCTTTACCTTGCCGAAAGGAAACATGACCATTGCCTGGTTTGAGCAGCATCTGCCGCTCATGGTTCGGGGAAGCCAGATTATCGCGGACTATGCCGCACAGTTCGGCATTACAACGACGATTGAGAACCATGGGTTCAGTGTGCAGGCAAGCGATCGGGTGCAACGAGTGCTGCAAGCTGTAGACCGCCCCAATTTCAAAACAACGCTGGACATTGGCAACTTTATGTGTGTGGATGAAAATCCGATAATCGGTGTCATGAAGAATTTGCCTTACGCCTCCCTGGTTCATTTCAAGGACTTTTATTTCCGTTCATATGACGAACATCCGGGTGGTGGGGATTGGTTCACCACAACGCATGGCAATTTTCTGCGCGGAGCCATCGTGGGGCATGGAGATATCCCGATCCGGAAAATTGTGAAGCTGATTAAGGATTTCGGTTACGACGGCAACATCACGGTGGAATTTGAAGGCATGGAAGAGTGCAAGTCTGCATCCCGAATCGCGATGGACAACCTGCGCCGGTTTTGGGAGGAAGCGTAA
- a CDS encoding DNA-binding protein: MQVFEDWNQKVKKTFNATNPEVVLTVSEAGTLLGLSKDQMKLYVDKNKLTKVPIMRSVHRYLLLESEIADIVKKNKSI; the protein is encoded by the coding sequence ATGCAGGTATTCGAGGACTGGAACCAGAAAGTGAAAAAGACATTTAACGCCACCAACCCCGAAGTTGTATTGACCGTTTCAGAAGCAGGCACTTTGCTCGGTTTATCTAAAGATCAAATGAAACTGTATGTGGACAAAAACAAATTAACCAAGGTGCCAATCATGCGAAGTGTACACCGGTATTTGTTGTTAGAGAGCGAGATTGCCGACATCGTCAAGAAGAACAAATCCATATAG
- a CDS encoding VOC family protein: protein MAISLNVYLVTDGNGKEAVAFYKEVFNAEVLAIQTFGEGPSSPDHPIPPEAKDRIMHASLQIGGSVLMLSDTFPGMPHVIGNNISITVNTDTADEAKQIFSKLEDGGEVKMPIQETFWSPAYGMVTDKYGVQFQISCAPGQA, encoded by the coding sequence ATGGCGATTAGTTTGAATGTGTATCTTGTAACGGATGGAAATGGAAAGGAAGCAGTTGCGTTCTACAAAGAGGTTTTTAATGCAGAGGTGTTGGCAATTCAGACATTTGGTGAAGGTCCGTCAAGTCCGGATCACCCGATTCCCCCAGAAGCCAAGGATCGCATCATGCATGCTTCTCTGCAGATCGGGGGCTCTGTGCTCATGTTGTCGGATACGTTCCCGGGCATGCCACATGTCATTGGTAACAACATTAGTATTACCGTGAATACGGATACCGCAGATGAAGCCAAACAAATTTTCAGCAAACTTGAAGATGGCGGAGAGGTGAAAATGCCGATCCAGGAGACGTTCTGGAGCCCAGCCTACGGCATGGTTACGGACAAGTACGGCGTTCAGTTCCAAATTAGCTGTGCACCCGGTCAAGCGTAG
- the ytxJ gene encoding bacillithiol system redox-active protein YtxJ, whose protein sequence is MEKKVNPQALWLGLGLALGVSIGTATDQLALGIAFGMALGVVIGSVVSKRTAIGTEDMLMEHVRELRRQEDWEEALQRSEDHPVLILKHSTTCPISARAYREFMAFVGSSASDPKQQMDYHIVKVIENRPLSRRIAEETEVHHESPQVLLLDQGQVIKHTSHGKITKKRLLQWAQNPFG, encoded by the coding sequence ATGGAGAAAAAAGTGAATCCCCAAGCCCTATGGCTTGGGCTGGGCTTAGCACTCGGAGTGAGTATTGGCACGGCAACCGATCAGCTTGCGCTCGGTATTGCCTTTGGCATGGCCCTTGGAGTCGTGATTGGTTCAGTGGTAAGCAAACGGACTGCCATCGGGACGGAAGATATGCTGATGGAGCATGTCCGTGAACTCCGCAGACAGGAAGACTGGGAAGAGGCACTTCAACGTTCGGAAGATCATCCTGTACTCATTCTGAAGCACAGCACCACTTGTCCGATCAGCGCGAGGGCGTACAGAGAGTTTATGGCGTTTGTGGGCTCCAGTGCGTCAGATCCCAAACAGCAGATGGACTATCATATCGTCAAAGTCATCGAGAATCGGCCGCTTTCCCGCCGGATTGCGGAGGAAACAGAAGTGCATCATGAATCACCGCAGGTGCTGCTCCTGGATCAAGGGCAGGTCATCAAGCATACATCTCACGGCAAAATCACGAAGAAGAGACTGCTGCAATGGGCACAGAATCCATTTGGATAA
- a CDS encoding potassium-transporting ATPase subunit F, with translation MRESLGLIAREGKVHVTVIGLIVLALMVYLGYVLVKPEKF, from the coding sequence TTGCGAGAAAGCCTAGGGCTCATAGCCAGAGAGGGGAAGGTGCATGTGACCGTTATAGGATTGATTGTGCTGGCACTCATGGTCTATCTGGGCTATGTGCTGGTGAAACCGGAGAAATTCTGA
- the kdpA gene encoding potassium-transporting ATPase subunit KdpA: protein MGSGLVQVAVTLLIIILLVKPVGSYLVNVFDGKRTGLDRIFDGPERLLYRLMGVRENESMGWRKYLSAVLISNFVMLILMFLVLRLQQFLPLNPDGISNMPAAQAFNTAASFMTNTNWQSYTGENALSYLSQMLAVTFPMFTSAATGFAVAIAFIRGLVGRRDELGNFYVDLVRSITRIFLPLSFIVALFLVFQGVPQTLAGAVHATTMEGAEQTITRGLVASLESIKHIGTNGGGWFGTNAAHPFENPTALANLVHIVCMMLLPTALVYAFGLMVNNRKQGLALFAAMSFLFLVMLTTVFVSEYRGVPALDATGIQGNMEGKEVRFGISESALFTAVTTAATTGSVNNMHESLTPLGGMVALAEMMLNNVFGGKGVGLLNGLLYVILTVFISGLMVGRTPEFLGKKIEGKEVKLASIALLIHPLIILAPTALALMRPESVASISNSGMHGLTEVLYAFASGAANNGSAFAGLNANTDFYNITIGVVMLLGRYISMIAMLAIAGSLATKRVVPVTMGTLRTHTPLFAGILVMMIVVVGALTFFPSLALGPIAEHLAMLR from the coding sequence ATGGGTAGCGGTTTAGTACAAGTAGCGGTCACGCTGCTGATCATCATACTGCTGGTGAAACCGGTGGGTAGTTATCTGGTCAACGTATTCGATGGCAAGCGAACAGGACTGGACCGGATATTTGACGGACCAGAGCGACTGCTGTATCGATTAATGGGGGTTCGGGAGAATGAGTCGATGGGCTGGAGAAAGTACCTGTCAGCCGTGCTCATTTCCAACTTCGTGATGTTGATATTGATGTTTCTGGTGCTGCGGCTGCAGCAATTTTTGCCGCTCAATCCGGACGGCATCAGCAACATGCCTGCAGCGCAGGCGTTTAATACGGCTGCTTCCTTCATGACCAATACCAACTGGCAGTCGTATACAGGCGAGAATGCCCTATCGTATCTGTCACAGATGCTGGCCGTGACGTTCCCGATGTTTACATCGGCGGCAACGGGCTTCGCCGTGGCGATTGCGTTCATCCGCGGACTGGTTGGCCGGAGGGATGAACTGGGGAACTTCTATGTCGACCTGGTACGGTCGATTACAAGGATTTTTTTGCCGCTGAGCTTCATTGTGGCGTTATTCCTGGTCTTTCAAGGTGTGCCGCAGACGCTGGCGGGAGCAGTGCACGCGACTACGATGGAAGGTGCAGAGCAGACGATTACTCGTGGACTGGTAGCTTCGCTGGAATCGATCAAACACATTGGTACGAATGGCGGCGGCTGGTTCGGAACCAATGCGGCCCATCCATTTGAAAATCCAACCGCGCTGGCGAATTTGGTCCACATTGTCTGCATGATGCTGCTGCCCACTGCACTGGTATATGCCTTCGGCCTGATGGTAAACAACCGGAAGCAAGGCTTGGCGTTATTTGCAGCGATGAGTTTTCTGTTCCTCGTGATGCTCACGACCGTATTTGTATCGGAATACCGCGGTGTGCCTGCACTGGATGCTACCGGCATTCAAGGGAACATGGAGGGAAAAGAGGTCAGGTTCGGGATATCCGAATCGGCGCTATTTACGGCAGTGACCACAGCTGCGACAACGGGATCGGTCAACAACATGCATGAGTCGCTCACGCCACTCGGCGGAATGGTGGCACTAGCCGAAATGATGCTTAATAACGTATTTGGCGGTAAAGGGGTAGGCTTGCTCAACGGATTGCTGTACGTCATTCTGACGGTGTTTATTTCCGGGCTGATGGTAGGACGGACACCTGAATTTCTGGGCAAAAAAATTGAGGGGAAGGAAGTAAAGCTCGCATCTATTGCGCTGCTGATTCATCCCTTGATCATTTTGGCTCCTACTGCGCTGGCGCTTATGCGTCCGGAGTCGGTAGCCTCGATCTCCAATTCAGGCATGCATGGCCTGACGGAAGTGCTGTATGCTTTTGCATCGGGAGCTGCCAATAACGGGTCCGCCTTTGCCGGACTGAATGCCAATACGGACTTTTACAATATCACCATTGGTGTGGTGATGCTCCTGGGAAGGTACATTTCGATGATTGCCATGCTCGCGATAGCAGGATCACTGGCAACAAAGCGAGTGGTTCCGGTAACAATGGGTACACTTCGCACGCACACGCCTCTATTTGCAGGGATTCTGGTGATGATGATTGTTGTGGTCGGAGCGCTCACCTTTTTTCCATCACTGGCGCTAGGACCGATCGCTGAGCATTTGGCGATGCTCCGGTAA
- the kdpB gene encoding potassium-transporting ATPase subunit KdpB, translating to MGPQHQGPGNRRLSGDIVRQAALDAFKKLNPVVMIKNPVMFIVEVGTFITLLLCIDPDLFAVSEAGRGYNIAVFLILLFTLLFANFAEALAEGRGKAQADTLRKTKSDTTARLVQKDGTIRQVSSTQLKKGDIVRVEAGELIPTDGEIIEGLASIDESAITGESAPVIKEAGGDFSSVTGGTRVTSDYIVMRVQTDPGESFLDRMISLVEGAQRQKTPNEIALTTLLAVLTLIFLIVILTMVPMANYLGIRLDLATLIALLVCLIPTTIGGLLSAIGIAGMDRVTQFNVLAMSGKAVEAAGDIDTLILDKTGTITYGNRMASEFIPVQDVTVQEMTRAALQASVRDETPEGRSVVELAGKQGERWLEQEYADAENVEFTAETRMSGLNLGSGMQIRKGAVDALKRYIASRGARIPADLDDIAHRIAKAGGTPLAVAIDERIYGVIYLKDTVKPGLKEKFAEMRSMGIKTIMCTGDNPLTAATIALEAGVDDFIAEAKPEDKIAAIKKEQQAGKLVAMTGDGTNDAPALAQADVGLAMNSGTMAAKEAANMIDLDSDPTKLLSVVSIGKQLLITRGALTTFSISNDIAKYFAIIPAMFIIAMPQLQSLNIMNLASPQSAILSALIFNAIIIPLLIPIAMEGVKYRAMSAERLLGRNVLIYGVGGVIVPFIGIKLIDLILSGLL from the coding sequence ATGGGACCCCAGCATCAAGGTCCAGGCAACCGGAGATTAAGCGGGGACATCGTACGGCAGGCCGCTCTGGATGCCTTTAAGAAACTTAATCCGGTAGTCATGATCAAAAATCCCGTCATGTTTATCGTGGAAGTCGGCACCTTCATCACATTGCTGTTATGTATCGATCCGGATCTTTTTGCTGTATCGGAAGCGGGACGAGGATATAACATTGCGGTGTTCCTGATCCTGTTGTTCACGCTGCTTTTTGCCAATTTTGCCGAAGCGCTGGCCGAAGGCCGGGGCAAAGCACAGGCAGATACGCTGCGTAAGACGAAGTCGGATACGACCGCCAGATTGGTGCAAAAAGATGGGACCATTCGGCAAGTATCATCGACTCAGTTGAAAAAGGGAGATATCGTCCGCGTGGAAGCGGGAGAACTGATCCCTACGGACGGCGAGATTATTGAAGGATTGGCCTCCATTGACGAATCGGCCATCACGGGTGAATCGGCACCGGTCATCAAGGAAGCAGGCGGTGATTTTTCCTCCGTAACGGGAGGCACACGGGTCACTTCCGACTATATCGTCATGCGGGTACAGACCGATCCGGGAGAATCCTTCCTTGACCGGATGATTTCCTTGGTTGAAGGTGCACAGCGCCAGAAAACGCCAAATGAAATTGCGCTGACCACGCTCCTGGCCGTGTTAACCCTGATTTTCCTGATTGTCATTCTGACGATGGTACCGATGGCGAATTATCTGGGCATCCGGCTTGATTTGGCTACATTAATCGCCCTGCTCGTCTGCCTAATTCCCACAACGATTGGTGGCCTATTATCCGCTATCGGGATTGCGGGAATGGACCGGGTCACGCAGTTCAACGTGCTTGCCATGTCAGGGAAAGCGGTGGAAGCAGCAGGGGATATTGATACGCTGATTCTCGACAAGACCGGAACGATTACGTACGGAAATCGCATGGCCTCCGAGTTCATTCCCGTTCAGGATGTGACCGTGCAGGAGATGACCCGGGCAGCGCTGCAGGCTTCGGTGCGTGACGAGACGCCGGAAGGTCGCTCCGTGGTAGAGCTTGCAGGCAAGCAGGGTGAGCGCTGGCTGGAGCAGGAATATGCAGATGCAGAGAATGTGGAATTCACCGCAGAGACTCGCATGTCTGGTCTCAATCTTGGCAGCGGAATGCAGATTCGCAAGGGTGCAGTCGATGCCCTCAAGCGTTATATTGCCTCCCGGGGCGCACGAATTCCTGCTGATTTGGATGACATTGCTCATCGTATTGCCAAGGCTGGAGGCACCCCTCTTGCCGTTGCCATCGATGAACGGATCTACGGTGTGATCTACCTGAAGGATACAGTGAAGCCTGGTCTGAAGGAGAAGTTCGCCGAGATGCGATCCATGGGCATCAAAACGATCATGTGTACAGGCGACAATCCACTCACGGCAGCCACGATTGCGCTGGAAGCGGGCGTAGATGATTTTATTGCTGAAGCGAAGCCGGAAGACAAGATTGCCGCGATCAAAAAAGAGCAGCAGGCAGGCAAGCTCGTCGCCATGACCGGCGATGGCACCAATGATGCGCCTGCACTGGCGCAGGCCGATGTGGGCCTGGCGATGAATTCGGGGACCATGGCGGCCAAGGAAGCGGCCAACATGATTGATCTGGATTCCGACCCGACCAAGCTGCTGTCGGTGGTCTCCATTGGCAAGCAGCTGCTGATCACACGCGGAGCGCTGACCACGTTTTCGATTTCAAATGATATTGCGAAATACTTTGCCATTATCCCGGCCATGTTTATTATCGCTATGCCGCAGCTTCAATCGCTGAATATTATGAATCTGGCTTCCCCGCAATCGGCTATTCTGTCGGCATTGATTTTTAACGCAATCATTATTCCGCTGCTCATTCCGATTGCGATGGAGGGTGTGAAGTACCGGGCCATGTCAGCTGAGCGGCTGCTCGGGCGTAATGTGTTGATCTATGGTGTGGGTGGCGTGATTGTGCCCTTTATCGGGATTAAGCTGATTGACCTGATTCTTTCGGGGCTGCTTTAA
- the kdpC gene encoding potassium-transporting ATPase subunit KdpC, whose protein sequence is MKTILPAIRLSVVLMLICGVVYPLVTTAAAQLLFPAEANGSLITQNGKVIGSSLLAQEVKSPAMFQPRASNAGYDPTASAGSNRAVASEEYIDEMKEKIAQLRQENPALQTIPPDLVTGSGSGLDPDLSPEAAKAQIPRISQATGLSEQQLLELVEAHVQGRQLGIFGEPRVNVTALNLALTAELN, encoded by the coding sequence ATGAAAACAATACTGCCCGCCATCCGCTTATCTGTCGTGCTTATGCTGATCTGCGGCGTCGTGTATCCGCTCGTGACGACTGCTGCGGCACAACTGCTTTTTCCCGCAGAAGCGAATGGAAGCCTGATTACCCAAAACGGAAAAGTGATCGGTTCATCCCTGCTGGCGCAGGAAGTGAAATCACCGGCCATGTTCCAGCCCCGGGCATCTAACGCGGGCTATGATCCGACGGCATCGGCAGGCTCCAATCGGGCTGTAGCCTCGGAGGAGTATATCGATGAGATGAAAGAAAAGATTGCGCAGCTTCGGCAGGAAAATCCGGCATTACAGACGATTCCTCCCGACCTGGTGACAGGCTCGGGATCAGGTCTGGATCCTGACCTTTCACCAGAAGCGGCGAAAGCACAGATCCCGCGAATTAGTCAGGCGACTGGCCTTAGTGAGCAGCAGCTCTTAGAACTTGTGGAAGCTCATGTCCAAGGGCGCCAGCTCGGCATATTCGGTGAGCCGCGTGTCAATGTGACTGCACTGAATCTGGCGCTGACAGCAGAGCTAAATTAG
- a CDS encoding histidine kinase: MEESFKRRSPEDILKMITKLQQGTLTIYIGPVSGSGKTYHMLREGNTLRQQGIDVVICAVSTMQRPETVEQLGELERIPSIHWRRQRDGMEMKDLNLEALLERNPEVVLVDGLAHRNREGALHATRLEDIQYLLKHNINVITTVNVYELDGYTQLARKLTGVAAEHTVPAGTLELADEVKLIDVTPETILTRLAEGHLKGHTGEALFRQGNLGILRELALKLVAEGVNESLRELREEMGITVTTGIMERVLVSTQYHWNGSIYIRRGQQIANRLNGDLYVVTFRDMKKVLTKEATVFRRNMIKLVEKFGGAFEELPMTHRRTISSILARYAARQQITRIVMGHSRHTRWQELWQGSVINSLLHRLKGVDLFLLADRTELDGERVLPAKLPDTRSTTYRRLSDHEVKKQIGQIQRGKFKVYIGAAPGVGKTYMMLREGNDLLRKGIDVRIGLLETHNRAETMEQIGQLPFIPRDRLTYQGVALEEMDTEAILRLCPEVVLVDELAHTNVPGSLRKKRYEDVLHLLDAGISVITTVNVQHLESLNDAVEHITGIRVRETVPDQILQMADEVQLIDVAPQALRQRMREGKIYAAAKVEQALANFFRIGNLIALRELALRELADDVDERLEAKERKSALRGPWRRQEAVFVCVSSDKHAERLIRRGFRTAYRLKAVWHVYHVHVGKAMSDEVKYQLEALKQLTVRLGGEFHIHHSPNLREVSSILASKAAEEKATQLVVGQAKRLWWLNGYRSAGSVVNRLVRLSRHMDVLIVADYDYAPSGM; this comes from the coding sequence ATGGAGGAAAGCTTCAAGCGAAGATCACCCGAGGACATTCTGAAGATGATTACGAAGCTGCAGCAGGGCACGCTCACCATCTATATCGGTCCGGTCAGCGGTTCAGGCAAAACCTATCATATGTTAAGAGAGGGGAATACGCTGCGCCAGCAAGGCATTGACGTCGTGATCTGCGCGGTATCGACCATGCAAAGACCGGAAACGGTAGAACAGCTCGGCGAGCTCGAACGGATTCCAAGTATCCACTGGCGCCGTCAGAGAGATGGCATGGAGATGAAGGATCTGAACCTGGAGGCGCTGCTGGAGCGCAATCCGGAGGTGGTGCTGGTCGACGGGCTGGCGCATAGAAACCGGGAGGGAGCTCTTCATGCTACAAGACTGGAGGATATTCAGTACCTGCTGAAACACAACATCAATGTCATCACAACGGTGAACGTCTACGAGCTGGATGGGTATACCCAGCTGGCCCGTAAACTCACAGGTGTTGCGGCAGAGCATACCGTTCCTGCGGGTACCCTTGAATTGGCCGACGAAGTGAAGCTGATTGATGTGACACCAGAAACGATTTTGACCCGGCTTGCTGAAGGGCATTTGAAGGGGCACACAGGAGAAGCTCTGTTTAGGCAGGGTAATCTGGGCATTCTACGGGAACTGGCGCTGAAACTCGTTGCCGAAGGAGTTAATGAATCGCTGCGGGAACTCCGGGAAGAGATGGGCATTACCGTGACAACAGGCATCATGGAACGGGTGCTGGTGTCGACCCAATATCATTGGAATGGATCGATTTATATCCGCCGGGGGCAGCAGATTGCGAACAGATTGAATGGTGATTTATACGTGGTGACTTTTCGCGACATGAAGAAGGTATTGACCAAGGAAGCCACTGTATTTCGCCGGAACATGATCAAGCTGGTGGAGAAGTTTGGGGGAGCGTTCGAGGAATTGCCCATGACGCATCGCCGCACGATTTCATCCATCTTGGCACGTTATGCAGCCAGGCAGCAGATTACACGTATTGTGATGGGGCACTCGCGCCATACCCGCTGGCAGGAGCTATGGCAAGGGTCAGTCATCAATTCGCTTCTCCACAGGCTGAAGGGGGTAGATCTGTTCCTGCTCGCAGACCGGACCGAACTAGATGGCGAACGGGTGCTTCCAGCGAAACTGCCCGATACCCGCAGCACCACCTATCGCAGATTAAGCGATCACGAAGTAAAGAAACAGATTGGCCAGATTCAGCGGGGCAAATTCAAAGTATACATTGGTGCAGCTCCGGGCGTAGGCAAAACTTATATGATGCTGAGGGAAGGCAACGATCTGCTCCGCAAAGGCATTGATGTCCGAATCGGCTTGCTGGAGACGCACAATCGGGCCGAGACCATGGAACAAATCGGGCAGCTGCCTTTCATTCCACGGGATCGCCTTACCTATCAGGGAGTAGCATTGGAGGAAATGGACACAGAGGCCATTCTTCGCCTTTGCCCTGAAGTTGTGTTGGTGGATGAACTGGCCCATACCAATGTACCCGGAAGCCTGAGGAAAAAACGCTACGAAGACGTGCTTCATCTGCTGGATGCAGGCATCTCGGTAATCACGACCGTTAACGTGCAGCATCTGGAAAGCCTAAACGATGCCGTGGAGCATATTACGGGAATTCGGGTCCGGGAAACGGTACCGGATCAGATTCTGCAGATGGCCGATGAAGTGCAGTTGATCGATGTCGCTCCACAGGCCTTGCGGCAGCGCATGCGGGAAGGTAAAATCTATGCAGCAGCCAAGGTGGAGCAGGCACTTGCGAATTTCTTCCGCATCGGCAATCTGATTGCATTGAGGGAGCTTGCCCTGCGTGAACTGGCCGATGATGTGGACGAACGGCTGGAAGCGAAGGAGCGCAAAAGTGCGCTTCGGGGTCCTTGGCGAAGACAGGAAGCGGTCTTTGTCTGTGTAAGCAGTGACAAACATGCGGAGCGGTTAATTCGTCGTGGTTTCCGCACGGCCTATCGGTTGAAGGCAGTCTGGCATGTATATCATGTTCATGTAGGCAAGGCGATGAGTGACGAAGTGAAGTATCAGCTGGAGGCTCTGAAACAGCTAACCGTCAGGCTGGGTGGTGAATTTCATATTCATCACAGTCCGAATCTGAGGGAAGTTTCAAGCATTTTGGCAAGCAAGGCAGCAGAGGAAAAAGCAACGCAGCTGGTGGTCGGTCAAGCGAAAAGGCTCTGGTGGCTGAATGGCTATCGTAGTGCCGGATCGGTAGTCAATCGGCTGGTACGGCTGTCCAGACATATGGATGTATTAATAGTTGCAGATTACGATTATGCTCCAAGCGGGATGTGA